The genomic segment gtttcagttttaaggacaTGTCAAAGcatgaggactgatccatataggctacaccatgtgaggcgcttagagcccattatatggggagtttacACCAAATGTGCTTTTGGGGAAAACCAGTAGATTCCTGATCTTTGCATGTATCCAACATGCTGATCAGGTGCCTTAAATGCCTGACCTAggattgtgtaaaacattaaaataaaatgaagcaaCACTGACAAAATAAATAATTGTTTAGTAGAAAAACAGTAAactgaaagacaagaagaaggcaAATTATTGTGAAAACCagatcagtttttttgttgttgttttgtttgttttgtttattttttgggttttttttatgcttgacaaaaaaaataatcaaaccaaACAATCTACCTCTACCTCCACAGCACCATACTTTTTGCCTTCACTCTCAGTcatcaaacaaagaagaagaaaaaacctgcataCATGGGGCTTTTCAGGCCTTTGTCTCATGCTTACTCGTTTTGATTCCCCTGCACTTCCATGCTTGTGATCTTGTTCTTTGCATTGACTGACACACAGTCTGCATCTGGTGACAAACAGAGCTGTCTTCTCAAGGTCCTGTCAGCTGCCATAGAGCTTGGTCCTCAATGGAGTTGCACCAAACCGCACCGCCTGTTGGCACATCTGGGTCCTCAATGGAGTTGCACCAAACCACACCGCCTGTTGGCACATCTGGGTCCTCAATGGAGTTGCACCAAACCACACCGCCTGTTGGCACATCTGGGTCCTCAGTGGAGTTGCACCAAACCACACCGCCTGTTGGCACATCTGAAGGACGTGGTCAGCTGTCTGGTCTTCTAGAACGCAGAAGCAGGATGGTGAGGGCGCCAGCCTGAACGTGTTCAGGAGAGTGTTGAGCTGGGCTGGGATGTGACTTCATCACGGACTTGCTGCTCTTTGGACAGATGCTAGAATCTTTGTGGCTTCAGGAGTGACCTGATAATGCTCCTCTTCTCAAAGTAACTGATAGCACTGTCTTCTGGGTCTTCCTGGACTCCTGCTTTTGCTAGTTCATCTACCCTCTGGGACTCTACAGTGGGCTGGGATCCACTGGAAAACTGTTCACGGTCTACTGGCCACAGTCTACTGGCCTGTTGCAGAGCTTTTATCACACAGGGAAGCCTGTCATTCTCCAGGGCCTGGATTAGAGGGAGGGAAACCAACAGGAAGACCACTTGACGGCATCAGTCTTTGGAGTCCTTAATCATGGAGGTGGTCAGCATGAGTgcttctgtctctgctctgtaaTCAATTTTGAACAGTTCATGCCTGTGGTGAAATTTGCAGTAGCTTTCCTCCAGGGAAATTAAGGATGCCAGCTCCTTCATTTTTTAAGCGTTGGTGGCCGACTTGGTGATAACATGAATCCACGCTTCCTGTGGGTATTTTTTCTGCTATCACGGCCAGTGCGAGAGTCCATGGAGCTGTGCCGTCCTGTTTATCGATGTTTTGTATAGAGGTACCAATACACTGTCTAAGGCTTTCTGAGGATCCCCCCCAGGTCATGAAGATCAGCACTTGCTCTGGAAGACATCTTCAATGTCCCGCAACAGATACAGAACCTGATCTTTTCTGCGGACCTGTCTGATTCCAGCCTGACCAGCAGAGAGTACATTACTGGTTTCCAGGTACCACCACAGACATTctttcacatttctttttcaTGGCAGTCACCACACTGCTGGCTGGAATAACTGGGTGATAGCTGATTAACTTATTGGGAATTTTTATATTCTAAATGCCTaatagccagagagagagagatgtataaagagatttagagagagagagaagatggagagagggggaaatcaacacagacagaagcagacagaggaacagagagccTCTATGAAgtcatgacaagaaaaaaaagatgagtgaAAGTAGGAGGAAAGATTTGTGTACACACCTTGTAAATGAAGCCCATTGGACAGGAAACAGACTGCAGAAACAGTGTGGAGGAAGCTCAATGGCAGCAAGCATCCTGGTCAGGTGATTTAGCCAGCAGGGATGGAACCTGTGTTAAAAGCAGAGGGGCTTTAATTTAATCATGGCTTCAGACATAGGTAAGTGGATggatacaacagagagagacgggagggagaggaggagagtgattgatatggatacttatatcacgcctatccttggttggggaccaagctctaagcgctttacaaagacggggtcatttgcacaacaggctgcctacctgagtaaaACCGACTGATCgctaccactgggcgctcatcattcatttcctgtgtcattcaatcagatttcaggcacgcacacaaacactcagacatgtaacattttttacttatgaccggttttttgtttatttaccctgccatgtaggcagccatattctctATTcaagggtatgcatgctgggtgtgttcttgtttccataactcaccaaatgctgacatggattacaggatctttaacatgcgtatttgatcttctgtgtgtgtatacacatgaagtggtttcaggcacttgcaggtctgcacattatgttgacctgggagataggaaaaatctccaccctttacccaccaggcgccgtaaccaagatttgaacccaggaccctcagtaAGTCCtaagctttaaccattcagctattgcgcccgtgagacagagggagggagggagagagacagaaagacttcaaagagagagaggcattaaaaaaaatagttGAACCTGTTTGCATAGTTTGTATAACTAGTGATTAAATGGGAGATGTGCTCTTCCATGAGAATTCTTTTCCAGATAACATTCACTTAaaacacatgatatatatatgctTAAAAACCAGAGACCCAAAATAGAAAACAATAATGTAAGATGAAAGGTGCAATGAGCATCAGGAAGGCTATCCTTTATATGGAATCACCATATGAAGGATATCTAATTATCTTTATCAATATAATTATGCGCAAAGAACATTTGAATCAATTCTTTGTGCACTATCCCCATTCATGTGAGGATAATCCCCATCCGGTACAGTGGTAGGATATCCTTTAAGTCCAATCCCCATATGgacagataatatatatatatatatatatatatatatatatatatccttttacATGAGTGCAATCCCCATATGGAAGGATATCCTTTAAGAACCACCCCCCAAACAGAAGGATATCCTTAAACATGAGTGCAATCCCTATATGGAAGGATATTTCCTTTAAGAACAGTCCCCAAACAGAAGTATATCCTCTAAGAAGTATCCTCATATGGAAGGATATCCTTAAAGTTAAAATGAGTACAATTCCCATATGGAAGGATATCCTTTTAGGGAGCACTGCTCTCTAGCGGCACACATTTTCATATCATAATTCTTTTCCAAGTAAATATCAGTGGGTCTGTGTCATTGTCAAATTTGGACAAAAtcatgtgaagacacacttttaaAGAATCAAACTAATTTTGCTTTGGCACTGGTGATTTTTGTGGAAAAATGTACATAGAAAATCATATGTGAAAATGCCTTTTCACTGTCTGACAAGTTTATACTTTGTTTCAGTTAATTTTTGGTCAGTATGCTTTTAAATACTACTTCCATGGTGAGTGCTACAGATAACTTACAGTAATGCTGATTAATTATGCACCAAATATTTGCTAAATTAGGTCACTTTTTAACCTGCTTGACTCCCTAataatatatcataattattattatcattgctattgctCTCAATTTTATTCAGAGGCTCCTGTTGTGTCCCACATTATGTTGACTACTTCAATGCTAAAGTTGATTAAATGTACGTACCTTCATGTTAAAGTAATATTTATAACCATCCTAGACAGGGGGGaaagtgttttattgtttttaactGTGTCATGTTTTGTATGAATGATAAATGTCTATGTTTATTGCAAAAGTGGTGAAAGGGATGGAAAATCTTCAACAGTTTAGTAGTAGGCTGCTGTCGTTACACAGGTATCGCCtcaaagtagttgtagtagtagtgtagggactggcattttgactgcctaggcctcgtggccttttttatgtccccttcaatattggtctccttttatttgtgggatacatatgttttcttttacatgttctgtaaatcactcatcaaagtctgtaaatttttcttttaaattgatgttcatgtcaaggagatttttgaacacattagtatttggtgcaagtttagtttcgataggtagtgcattccatatatgtgcaattctattagctaatgaatttttccttaggttagtattacagtgctctttacaaattttcatcattgaatttcttgtactctcataatctgacattctaaaaatattattcacattgacttcattatagcaatttaacattttgtatgtttctattaaatcccctcttagccttctaccctttaatgaatgcagatttaagtatataagtctctgttgatagctcatagatttgcattcttttaataacttagttgctcttctttgtaccctttatATAGCTATGGATTGTCTCTTGAGGCACGGGTGCTACACaatattccacttgtgatctaaccaatgctttatacagtttaagaaatacatctttatctaaataggtaaatgttctcttaattattcctatcatctggttggctttatttattatattctgtatatgttcgtcaaatgatagtttattatcaaaaattatgccaaggtctttctcactttgacatttttcaatgtcctgtgtggtatcttctattatcatatggtatgacataattatatagagTGCCATTATAAGTCCGTGGCAGCGAACAAATCAGGAAACGTCAGAAGAGTCAACATGATGACTGTGGACGTCAAACGGATGAAACGGATGATCACATTCGCGTCAGTTTCGCACTTTTCACACCAATGACGGTAATTAGACGTTTTTAGGCGGAGGGAAGACATTTTTGTTCCATACGATTCACGATTTCACTATTTACTTTAAAATAGTTCACTTGTACATGTTTATTTGCTTCGTTGCTTTTATCTAAGAGACGCATAATCCGTTTTTGGCATTGTTTACATACAGTAGACATCGGGCAACGCCGTCATTCTGATTGAAAGTTGTGCGTGTGAACGCGCGGGAAGGTTTACAGACATGGCTGACGAACGCAAGCACGGCGACGAAAACATCAAAAATGGGCAGAAGGGTGATAACTTGCCTGACATTGGTGATCATTTTCTTGTGCAAAGATCTGACAACGCATGGCATTCTGCCGAAATCATCCAGATTCGGCCCACTGAGCAACCAGGAGAGGGGAGCGGCGCTTTCGAGTACTACGTACATTACGAAGGCTTCAACCGACGCCTTGACGAGTGGATAGAGTTAGACAGGTGAGAATGAACGTTTCAAAACAAAGACGAGGCACATACACACTCCATTGCAGACTGTCCCTTCATTGACTGCCCTGTAGTCCGCCAGAAGAACAGGCTGTGGAACACACAGGCTTAGAATAGCGGAATAAGATACGAAAATAACTCGTTCACTCGTTTAATAATACAGAGATGAATAATAAACTTTGCACCAGGTGGTGTGGGACGCAGCGAGTAGTAGCGATGATCCATGACGTCTATATATTAAGTAATTTAatacaacaacactttttttttcaattttgaaaCCATacaagataaaatgaataaataaaaaaataaaagggtaATAAGAATACACTGAATATATATTTTTAGGAGGGTGTGTACActactgtaaacttgtgtcaatccAGCCTGACTCTTATACAGCTGAACTGACAGAAATCATAACAGAATTCATAAAAttgaacaatgctgcaagaatcattttcagaaagtcaaaaaaGGACCACATTAGCCCACTTTTACGTTAACAtcattggttgcccatccagtacagaattcggTACAAAATTGCCTTATTAGCTTTAAGctactttgaaggatctctccccacacacttatcttctgtcctttatacttacCTCTTCAAAGTCATTTGGCCAAAGGgtttttcagtatcaagcaccttctgtctcgaattctcttcctctggatctctctCACTTACCAACACtgccctctttcaaaacaaacttgaaaacccatctattcaaacaggccttttggtgtgatgaagcatagctaattcatgtcaccttttccctcagcagtaagttcgattgtggcaggtccacttcctttgcgttgcctgtgcttgactgtgtatgtatacatatgtatgtgtacataactacacgcatgtatatgaatgtgtattgtgtgcgcgtgtgtttatgtaagtttgtgcctgcctatgtgtgcgtatatgttagggtagctgttagatacacatgtattgttaaaatgtatgtacgcagtgtgtgtgtgtgtagtcatattttggtgtgtgtgtatgtaacatagatgtaatgttttatgttaacaaagcgtttttgtaaagcacctagagcagatttctggatagtgtgctatataagtatccattattattattattcctcctgCTGCCTACCACACTTGACCCTCCACTGAAATCATcatgcagtgtgtctgtgtctgtgggtggatgtttgtgtgtgcacaagcatgtgtgtgcacaagcatgtgtgtgtgtgtgcatgtgtagggtatttttgtcgtgtgtgtgtgtgtgtgtatgattattcATACCTGCAGTTTGTAGTATCATCTTAGTGTATATCACTATATCCTGTATgtcttgttttttcatgtgcagaggtatgttattatgcattaTTGTATATATcacatgtgttgtttcatgtaaggtgcttagagcccattacatggggagtttgcaccatacaagtactatctattattattattattattattatgtgtgataCCCATGGCAATAGTTCAACTGATGGTTTCAGTCAATCTATTTGGCCATAGGTTAGAATACTAACTAGCTCAGCTCTGAAATTTCCACAGTTACTGTTATAAATTTAGAATTAATAGTTATATTAGCAATAACTCcacatcatcatattcataatcatagTCATTACTACATTAGTTTGTGATGCTAAGTACTGCACTATGTTAGAGCTGACTACTGCAGTAGGTTAGGCATTCATCAGGCACTCAGTCAGATGTTCATCATTTACTGCCCCCTAGGTTGCACATGAACTAGAAACATAACTAGAAAGTCCCACCCACTGCAATACGACATTCCAtccaacaggacacagtaccGGCAGATGACATTCTTTCCAAGAACCATCCTAGAATGGAACAACTTGCCCACTGAAGCCACCACTGTGCCATCTCTGGCAGCCTTCCAGGCCAGGGTGGCAAACCTCTGACCAgctccaaacaacagcaaactacccccctccccaccccgtccccacaATCCTCCTAATCCTACTAACTAAAACAGCCCACTCAGAACCACCCACCGGAAAAGAATTTGTGTAGCAGATTCATTGACAAGTTgatgttggctacccatccaaaagaagaagaactgtttcAACATTTTCAGGCTCGCCATATGCAGCTGTATGTGTCAAACTCAGACCAGTCAGTGTCTGCAGTATAATTAATCTGTTATCTGGGTTTTTATAATCAAACTTTGCTTGCCTGAAGTTGACCAGTGACTTGAATGAGGCTCATGTCATCAGCAATGTTTGTGCTCGTCTCCTGATTAGGGTGGCAGTTGGTCAAAGTTTTGATGCATACTATGATATTATACTCTGAtatgatacttatatatatatagcacctatcctcagtcgaaGACCAGGCTCTGCGCACTTTACAAATACGGAGTTATTTGCTCAGCAGACttcctacctgagtagagccaactgacagttgccattgggcactcatcatttgtttcttgtgtcattcagtcatgttgcagccacacacacacacacatgtatactcatacagacgtgtaacattttatatgtttgaccattttgtttatttaccccgccatgtaggcagaaatactctgttttcgggggagggggcagtgcatgctgggtatgttcttgtttccataacccaccaaatgctgacatggatcaaaggatctttaacctgcgtatttgatcttctgcgtatttgatcttctgcgtgtgtatacacatgaagggggttcaggcactagcaggtctgcacatatgttgacctgggagattggaaaaaatctccaccctgtacccaccaagAGCCATACATCATACCATATTAGGACTGTGTTCATATTCATTCATGACTGAAATGCAGTCTTCTTCAGGGTTGGACAACAGTTATGATGCTATTTCTCTTTCAGACTGAAGGAGGATTCAGAAGGCCCGATGACAGGTTAACCTACTATGTATGCAATCTGGTTGCAACTTCAGTATGATCGGTTAACCGGTCATGTTGGCAGCTTACGGGTTAAGTTCAGTCTGTTTTAACACAATATCCACAATATCAAGACATAACATGATATTTTTGGCTTATCCAGATTTGACCTCAACGCCAAAGTAGAAGACCTCCAGAGCAAAGAAAAGGACCTGACCTTCAACCTGACAGACCTCACCGATGGCACAGACCGCAAGATCACCCGCAACCAGAAGCGACGACATGACGAGATCAACCATGTGCAGAAATCCTACGCAGAAATGGACCCCACAACAGCCGCTCTGGAGAAAGAGCATGAGGCAATCACCAAAGTCAAGTACATCGACAAGATCCAGATCGGCAAATACGAAATCGACGCCTGGTACTTCTCCCCCTACCCGGAGGAGTACGGGAAACAGTCCAAGCTGTGGGTGTGTGAGTACTGTTTGAAGTACATGAAGCTAGAGCGGTCATTCCGCTACCACCAGTCGCAGTGCACGTGGCGCCACCCCCCGGGCAGCGAGATCTACCGCAAAGGGTCCATCTCCCTGTACGAGGTGGATGGGCGGGAGGCCAAGCTGTACTGTCAGAACTTGTGCCTGCTGGCCAAGCTGTTCCTGGACCACAAGACCCTCTACTTCGACGTGGAGCCCTTCATGTTCTACATCCTGACAGAGGTGGACCGGCAGGGCTGCCACCTAGTGGGCTACTTCTCCAAGGAGAAGGAGTCGCCCGACGGGAACAACGTGGCATGCATCCTGACCCTGCCGCCTTTCCAGCGCAAGGGCTACGGCAAGTTCCTCATCGCCTTCAGCTACCAGCTGTCCCTGCTGGAGGGCTGCGTGGGGTCCCCGGAGAAGCCTCTGTCAGACCTGGGCAAGCTGAGCTACCGCAGCTACTGGTCTTGGGTGCTGTTGGACATCCTGCGGGACATGCGTGGCACCTTCTCCATCAAGGACCTGTCACAGATGACCTCCATCTCGCAGAACGACATCATCAGCACCCTGCAGACAATGAACATGGTGAAATACTGGAAGGGGCAGCACGTTGTGTGCGTCACCCCCAAGCTGGTGGAAGAGCACCTCAAGAGTGCCCAGTATAAGCGGCCGCCTATCACCGTGGACACAGTCTGCCTCCGGTGGCAGCCCCCAAAGAAGACCATCAAACTCGCTAAAAAGTAGGACTTGAACTCCCTTGAAAAGTAGACTTGGAGTTGGACTCAGTTgaaggttgttgtgttttttttgttttttgttttttcttctttttttatttaattgttttttttctctcatcattttcttttctcccctAACCTCCCTTCCCACTGCCTCCATACCTCTGCTCACACTTCCCAGCTCTCATACGTCTCATCaatctttcagttttcttttcagtGTCAGTTGTGTGTGGATAGGTATTTGACACTTTACGTTGTGCAGTTGCCAACTGTTTGAGATGTTTCAcccattccaccccccctccctcccttccctcccaagGAAAATGTGTCTTGTTTTTACATGTTCTGCTGGAAAGAGAGAAGCCTTTTCCCTTTCTCAAAGGAGAATCATTTTCAAtgtaatggagagagaaaaaaagaaggaaaaaaaaggtattggTACTCTTAACAACATGTAATTGAAATAAACAGTTATACTTTTCTCACACTAGgtacattgtttttgtttggggattttcattttgtttcgtttttttttttcatttttttttcaacatcaataattattattacttttcATTAAAATACAGCAAAAGCGTGAATattgaactgattttttttaacgGGAGTTTCCAGGTTCACTTTGAAACATTTTATGTTGATTGATACATAAAATATTTTTGTGATGGGGCGTAGGGAAGGCAATAACAAAACTTCCCATTCAGTGTACAGTTTGAATGCAATATattatcactaccactaccagtaATGCTGATCAGCAGAATTGTTGAAGTACCCTAGACAAAAAGCAGTCACACAGTTGGACAGTTTTCTGTCTGGCCACTCCCGCTTTAGCTTGACTGacaaataataacataataataataataatggtatttatatagcgctgaatcttgtgcagagacaaatcaaagcgcttttgcaccagtcattcacacacatgcataactctaaaactgaagacaaggaagaggcagggaagggagactattttgggaagaggtgggttttagggccagacttgaaagaactgagtgcagagacctgacgaagtgaaagaagaagttcattccaattgcaaggtccagagacagaaaaaacggtggccaacagtcaagtgtttgaatctgggtatgcgtaaacagagtggatccgaagccaatcgtagagaacgagatggcgtgtagaggtgaaggcagtctgTCAGGAGTCAAGAGAACCTATTTCTGGCTGCAAGAGATTGGAAAAGAATCTGATCTATTGGTACCTCCTGCTACCTACTTGGTCAGCCTAGGCTTCATACCATAGCTCCAGATGAAAAGCTGAATAGTGCAAGACATTTCTGTtcatgcttgcatgtgtatgtgtgtgtgtgtgtgtgcagtagtttACATATTCCTAGTACCCATCTTGCTTATCAGTCATTTTCTTTTTGCACTGATAGGTCATGAGCGGATTACTTTGTTTGAAATGATGAACACAGCATTTTGTTTTATACTAGCTACTATAAATGCATGTCCTTCATTCAACTgtccctgtctcgcacacacacacacacacacacacactcgctccctttcttttgtttttgctcaGGCAAACAGTGAAATTCCAGATATCAGCAGCCAGATACCCTGTGACCTGGCTGACGGGGTTACTTTTGTTGTACCATGTGTTTTTACAACTCTTAAACTTAGAACCAGCATGAAGCATACATGGAGTGGATAGTCCTCCAAATCCCGTTGACTGACAGCAACGTATGTATTTCAGATCTGAAGTAGGCGAACACAGAATAATTTTCTGAAAGTCAGTGAGAGTTTTGGTAgtcgttttctttttattcagatgcttgaacaacataaaaaaaaaaatatatatatatatatatacctttgctAGTTTCATTTTTGTTGTCTCCCAGTATGTTTATTTCTGTGATGAAAAATCAAATGTGAAGCTGTCATTTTCCAAACGTAACCTGTAAAGGAAAAGCTGAAGACACACTCCTTTTTGCAAAGAGCAGTTGCTGCTACAGTACTAGGATATTTATCTCCAATCACTTAGCACACAGGTACATAATCACAATAGGAACAAAGGAACAAATTCACCCAGAAAATTGTGAGGAGTTAGTTCCCCTGTCCCTAATGAGTTTTCAGGTGACTTCTTCTGTAactgaattgaatttgaattgaatgaCAAGCAGTATTATTAACATGGAGTTATGTACATTTGTTCGTAAATAACTTTTATGGAAACAAGTTGAGTAGTTTGATCATTGATGGCTTTACAAAagtatttgttttgttgatttctaGGACTCATCATGTGcatgtgtaaagagagagatcaAACTTGAAGctgcatatatgtgtgtttgacaaGCAGACAAAGCCAAGGCACTTTAAagatattatttttaaaaaacaaagaagTCATGAATGTCTCTGTTTTGATTTCAGCTTAACAGCTCCATCAACAAGACTTGTTATTATTCTTTTACTGAAATACCTTTTTtgtacaaaatttttttttaaaatgggcaCTTTCTTGAGAACCAAAATTATCTTGTGCCATGTTGGATTCCATACAAAACCTGGTATGATGTGTTAATATTTAATTACTAATTCCTGCAGTGCATATGTCACATGAGTGATCTGATCcaaaggtaattttttttttttataggaatgACAGTTACTGGTGGGCTTTGAGAGACACACTAGAAGATGCATACAAAAATTATCCATgtatttcctcccctcccctctccctttttcgTCTTATAGGGGAGAAGGTTGttggtatgtgggggtggggttagttcAGTGGAGAGTGTTTTTTGTTCATAATTTGCATATAATACATAAGCATTTCTTTCTTAGCATCAGACCAGAGGCAGCAGAATATGCCAGTCTCAAGAGCAAACAGGTCTGCCTATCACTAGTATC from the Babylonia areolata isolate BAREFJ2019XMU chromosome 21, ASM4173473v1, whole genome shotgun sequence genome contains:
- the LOC143296443 gene encoding histone acetyltransferase KAT8-like, whose translation is MADERKHGDENIKNGQKGDNLPDIGDHFLVQRSDNAWHSAEIIQIRPTEQPGEGSGAFEYYVHYEGFNRRLDEWIELDRFDLNAKVEDLQSKEKDLTFNLTDLTDGTDRKITRNQKRRHDEINHVQKSYAEMDPTTAALEKEHEAITKVKYIDKIQIGKYEIDAWYFSPYPEEYGKQSKLWVCEYCLKYMKLERSFRYHQSQCTWRHPPGSEIYRKGSISLYEVDGREAKLYCQNLCLLAKLFLDHKTLYFDVEPFMFYILTEVDRQGCHLVGYFSKEKESPDGNNVACILTLPPFQRKGYGKFLIAFSYQLSLLEGCVGSPEKPLSDLGKLSYRSYWSWVLLDILRDMRGTFSIKDLSQMTSISQNDIISTLQTMNMVKYWKGQHVVCVTPKLVEEHLKSAQYKRPPITVDTVCLRWQPPKKTIKLAKK